The sequence TAAGGATGTCATCCACCATAGTCTCTTGCTTTCGAGCAAGAACAATAGCTTGATTCAACGTAGTAGGTTTCATAATGGCCACATAACCTTTAATTTCATCTTTCAACTTACTGATAAACTTCATCATAGAGAAGTCTTCATTTAAGTTCTTGTTGAATCAGCATGTGGGCTTTCAACTCTTCAAATTTCTCGAAGTAGGCATTGACAGTGGTTTCTTGACGCAACATGTTAAACTCAGATACCACTCTTTCATAATCAAGATCCTCGAATCTCTCAAGCACAGCCACTGTTAGTTCAGTCCAAGAAGGTACTCTTTTTTCAACTTGTCCCTGATACCACAACTCAGCTCTACCTTGCATACGGATAGAGACTAATGTTACCTTATGTTCCTTGATTTAAGTTTTAAGAATGATTTAAttgattctcatttttctttttgccttTGTTACTCATCAAAATGTTTGCCTTACATGGCAATTCATTTATCATCTAACCAATTTTAATATGTGAAGTGATCTAACTAATGACCTCGTCTCATGGATTAAAGATCATTAAGAATTGTACATCCTAGCTAAGAGCATGATTTGGCTGCTCAAACTACTTCATTTGCATTAACCCCAGAAAagcttaaaaaaagaaaaaagagagcaaGTGAGGACCAACatttttattgaacaaaaGGATACCTGGAGACATAGTATTCCCTTACACGAGAAGCACCATCTCTGGCCAGAATTCCTTCAAGATCTCCTATAATTCTGGCCAGCCATATCTCTAAGCTTCTctggatttctttaaagtTGTTTCTAATAGAGTCTAGTGATCTTTTTGTGCCTAGTTTCGCCTGGCCGTCAGGCTCCTCTCTTTGATAGCTCTTTAAAGTCTCAGTCTGTAATGCCGTCAGTTTCTGATTAGTTTCAGATGCACGCTGCTGCAGCCGAAATGCTTCAAGCAAATACTCGGTTTGCCTTTGTGTCCTAAACTCTGAACTGAGGGTGGGCTCATTGGGATCACTGGCTTGCTGCAGAAAACGGGGCTCCTTTCAGAAAATCTTTAAGATAGCATAGAATGAGTTGATTAACAAACTAAAGGAAAACTCAAGGTTAGCACAGGTTGGTGCTTTTGTATTAGAGAGGTTTGAGACATAAGTATCACTGTTACCATTCTTCCACAGAGATCGCCTATTTTCCCAGCTAATGCTTGATACCTCTTGGCCTGCTTACGCATTTGCGATGGTACCTTTGACAGGTCTGCCTTACAAACTCTTtccatatttaataattcctGCTCGAGTGCTTTTAGTTTAGAAGAAACTCCAGCAGAGTCACCATCTACTTTCCAAGGGGATTCCCTTCTAAACAAGAAAAGTTACGGCAATTCATTAGGTACAATGTGATTAGCTTTAGCATCAGATTTTCTTCAAGTTCTTCAGTTGATACTAGTACTATTACCTTGCCACAAAATGCTTTAAATGGTACGTTGATTCAACAGATTCATACTGCATATCCTACACAAAGAAGATCAAGAATCATCTATTAAAAAGACGATGTGATTCCAGCAAGGACTCAATTCAAACTTTTCAGCCAAATTAGCATCTTGATAAGAGATAGAGCATCTTGATAAGCAAGTCTAGTCATTCTTAAATCTTAACTTGATAGTGTGTCATTTACAATGTGCAGAGcaacttatatttaaaaacaacttttccagaagaaacaaatccaaataatGTTAACAGATCTTGTAAAGGCCAAATACACACACTGTTCAGAAACCTACTTTTTGCAAAGCCCAGGTCCCGGCAAGGAGCTCCAGTGATATCGAGCAATCACATACATGAATGCATACAAAAGAATCAGGAAAGGTAAAATGCACAAAGATAAGAGAATAAgaatatgaaaggaaaaatccatgaaaaaagaaacaaaagaagagcAGAAAGAGGACCTATCATTCTAAGCTGACAACTCTACTTGAAATGTCAATGACATATGGAATCAACTGTACTCTTATTTCGAAAAGACTAAATTTTTCACAAcacattataacaataaaaaccCTCGCCAGTGAGAAACTATTAGGGAGAAGCCAAATGATAGTAATGGGATATGTTGGCAAATCTATTTCCGCAGGATTTTCAATGGAAGAACTACATTGGatagaagaaagaaaacattagATCCCAAAGCACTAGAACTATAGGCTATAGCAGCATTCAGAAGTTGAGTGGCCCAATCCCATCTTGGAATCTTGCCAACAAAGGGAAAATAGAAAACATGAAACTCAGTAATGCCAAGAaagatataatataacaaCAGCAATGATGAAGAATCTATTACTTTGTTAcagagaaatgaaaaagggCAGAGAGATATCAGAAGTTGAGGACAGTAGCATCAAGAAAGAGGAGCAAACTTCAGGACTAAGATATTAGCaaacatttgaatttgatggcatgaacaaaaatcaaaaagcTGAAATGAagaatagtttaattttaccGGCCAGGTATTAGCTTTTTCAGACCACAACTTTGATTCAGCAGAATTCAAGAAATCTGAACTAAACCCATTGTTACTCTGTCCATATACAGCTCTCATTGCATCCAACTCCTCCACCCTCAACCCCATGTCACCAAAGCACTCCCCACTACTCTTCTCCACTTCACAGTTACTTCTACTCACAAAGTTTAACATTTCATCCCTTTCACCGATTTCCCTCTTCAAATCTTGAACATTAGCATTCATCTCAGCCTCCAATCTTTCAAAGTCTTCAACTTTACTCCTCAAATACGATATTTCCTCGTTCCTCTCATCGATCTGCTGCAACAGCCTCTTCTCTTCCTGCTGCCAAGCATGTCTGTGGCTTGCAAAGATTTCAACAACTCTTGCATTGGCCTTGGAGTCCTCCTTCCTTCTCCAGTGAAGCTGCTTCAGCTGCTCCTCTGCCTGCATGAGCTTAAAGGAGAGAGCCATGTTCTTGTTCTGCAGTGCAGAGAGTAAAGGGATGGAGTACTTGGGCAAGAACCCAAGAAAGATTGTGAAACTGAGGCCTAAATATGAGGCCAAGAGCTCCCCATAATGCTGATCATCATTGAGTTCTTGTTGTAGGTGGTGTTCATGggtttcttcttgttcttgggCAGCAGCCATTGCTCTGTGAAAAGGTTGTCTCTGTTTGGAAACTGGATGCCTTTTTATCTGTGAGTGCTCTTTTCAGCTTTGTGTGTACTTTGTGGGTTTTGAGATGTCTGTTTGTGGCTTTGCCTCTTTTTTAAAAGactcctttttgttttctatgtAAGgtccccttttctttttgaggATTACAccattcttttcttaaattggCTGCAATTACACCTATATCTcttttagtttcaaaaattatatttaatattattaaaatatatttttatctaataaataagtttatttttaattaatttatcaaatttgaatatattaatcaaaaatcaaataaaaatatatatttaccatcagttgatttattatgaatttattgtatgatcaaataaatttttttattaccaaattacccttatacgtTTTGacatattaatgcatgtgatgaggtaatttaattataaaagatttatttgatctgcaataagtcattaataaatcaatattgattttcattgactttttttttctaatatcaataaattcagtgaattttgactaacgaattgatctatttattatacggaagcaaactttaaggtactaaatataatattttaaaccacaaaaaatttacatgtaattatattgaacttcaagagaaaatataattatcctttaGTATCTATATACTGGGTAATTGCAATCACACCCTTAAACTTCGCATTTGACACTTTCGAACTACTTAACAAAGTTTGATACTGAAACTACttcttttatgtaataatatattagtagATCAagctataataaataatttaataatattatttaataatcatctattataagtaataaaagaatattaatttgtaatgaaAGACCATAGAAATAGATTCAAATCAATAACTTTATACTTACTACAATCAACACATGACCAGTATATCAGAATCCGTCGACCTGATATTTTAATTGGCTGGCCAACAATTTCCATTTCGGAATTGAGAAACCTTAGTATATGTTAGATAgggttgtttttcttcaattaaatACGTAGgtcattttagaaaaaaaaatattttaattgattttcacCACAATATTCaggaatatttaaatttagagaaTATACcaacaattttatcaaaaattgaGAAGTCCCATTACATCCTTTAACTTCGAAAACTTCTTGATGAAGATTTTAGTTTCTCTCATCTccatcatttattataatttagatatcaattttatatacgTCAAACCCTAAATATggcaaataaaagaaatgaagggCCGAAACACAATTTACCCTTAGTGAAGGGGCCAAAGGCGAAAGAGATCCTTTTGCAATTAATGAAATGTTGATTCAACGGTCACCTTTTCATTAATGAAAATGCAGATTCTCATATGAACAGATTCAGGTCCCAGAAGGGGTAGTTCAGGCTTTCAACATGCTCTTTATTACCATATCTGAACAATTTCTAACGCACCTTTGGCTTTCCTTTGAACaccaaaaatttcaagaatgtcCGATCTGATCCAAACAATCATATTTTCTGGTACGTGACTGATCACTTTTATTATACTATACGCTAATTAAACGATCAATATAATATGTGGGCTTTTCGCgtttaaatgaatttgatccGACCTAAAATTTTTCGTTTGAACAAGCTGGCCTTTTTCCTCGGACTTAGTATATAGGTTAAGGATATAGTTGGCCTTAACATTGGATTCAAACAAGTTTATATGTCCTAAAACATGTGCATGAAGTTATTTAATCTGAACTTCTATTTCTGATGCTTCTTTCTTCTTGGCCTTCTCTTTCTCAAGTAAGTAGATTCTTTCAGCTTCTGGCATTGCTGATATGATGGTCTGCAGCTTGAAATTCAGCTCTTCGATCTTTTCGACTAACCTATCATTAGTGGACATGCCGAGCAGGACGTTCTGGATCGTCTCCCAGCTTTCCACCAGCGGC comes from Sesamum indicum cultivar Zhongzhi No. 13 linkage group LG10, S_indicum_v1.0, whole genome shotgun sequence and encodes:
- the LOC105172760 gene encoding uncharacterized protein LOC105172760 codes for the protein MAAAQEQEETHEHHLQQELNDDQHYGELLASYLGLSFTIFLGFLPKYSIPLLSALQNKNMALSFKLMQAEEQLKQLHWRRKEDSKANARVVEIFASHRHAWQQEEKRLLQQIDERNEEISYLRSKVEDFERLEAEMNANVQDLKREIGERDEMLNFVSRSNCEVEKSSGECFGDMGLRVEELDAMRAVYGQSNNGFSSDFLNSAESKLWSEKANTWPDMQYESVESTYHLKHFVARRESPWKVDGDSAGVSSKLKALEQELLNMERVCKADLSKVPSQMRKQAKRYQALAGKIGDLCGRMQASDPNEPTLSSEFRTQRQTEYLLEAFRLQQRASETNQKLTALQTETLKSYQREEPDGQAKLGTKRSLDSIRNNFKEIQRSLEIWLARIIGDLEGILARDGASRVREYYVSRYPFVQ